The Flavobacterium sp. 1 genome contains the following window.
AAAATCCTAAATCTGTTTAAAGAAAACTGGTTATAAAAAAAAATCCCTTCCCATTAGGAAAGATTTATTTTAAATATTCTTTGGTAATTGAACTATAAAAGCAATCATTAATGAAATATCAAGGAGATCGTTTTGACATCTGTTGCAAATATCGAGTTAGAACAGTGGCAAAATTTCGTTAAAACGTTTCATTATTGCCCACTTTTGTATCATAATCGATAGGAGTAATTAACGGAAATTTGTCTCAATAATTAAAACAATAAAATATAGTACAATGAAAAAAACAATTTTTATAACAGGTGCATCCCGGGGATTCGGAAAAATTTGGACTGAAGCTTTTCTTAAACGTGGCGATAATGTTGTAGCAACAGTAAGAAATACAGAATCATTAAAGGATTTGGCTTCAGAATATCAGGAAAATTTATTGGTTTTACAATTAGATGTAACCGATAAAAAAGCATCCTTTGAAGCCGTTTCAAAAGCAAAGAGCCATTTTGGAGCAATTGATGTATTGATTAATAATGCAGGATACGGACATTTTGGTGCTATTGAAGAATTGGAAGAACAGGAAATCCGTACACAGTTTGAGACCAATGTACTTGGGCTGATTTGGCTTACGCAGGCAGTTATTCCTATTATGCGCGAACAAAAATCGGGTCATATTATCCAGCTTTCAAGTGTTTTGGGCGTTATTGCATTGCCTACTTTAGGGATTTACAGTGCTTCTAAATTTGCTGTTGAAGGTCTAACCGAATCTCTGGCTGCAGAAGTTGCAGGATTCGGAATCAAAGTCACTCTTGTAGAACCAAATGGTTATGAAACCGATTTCAGCGCATCTTCTGCTGTACAAAGTAAACCTTTGCCACAGTATGATGCCGTAAGAGCAGCACTTTTTGGAGGGGTCAAAGAAGAAGATAATGGCGTGCCTGAAGCGACTTCAGAAGCCGTTTTAAAACTTGTAGATGCAGAAAATCCTCCGTTAAGATTACTGTTAGGCAAGGCTGGTGTGCAATGGGCTAAATATGCTTATGCCGAACGTTTGAAAACCTGGGAAGAATGGCAGGACGTTTCTGAAGCGGCACATGGAAAATAAAATTTAAATTTGCAGAATCCGATTCGTCGGGTTCTGCATTTCTTTTAAAATTAAACAGATGAATCATTTCGATAATATAAGTAGTTACAACCAGGCTATCGGACTTAAAGCTCCCGAACATCCATTGTTTTATATTGCTCGGGGCAATATGGAATGTTGTACTGTTGGCAAGGAATCTGAATTTACGGCTGATTTTTATATCATTATTTTCAAAAAAGTCGAATCGGGAAGCATGCAATACGGAAAAACAAAATATGATCATAACCAGGGGAAAATGTCATTCATTAAACCGAGACAGATTACCGGATGTAAAAATATTCGTTTAGAGGAAGACTGTTTCGTAATTCTTATTCACGAAGATTTTTTATCAGGAACAGCGATGCATAATGAAATCAAGAAATATGCCTATTTTGAATATGAAGTAAATGAAGCGTTGCACCTTTCGCCCAGTGAAGAAGAGACAATTTGGAATCTGGAGTATGCGATGGAAAAAGAATATCACAATAACGTTGATGATTACAGCAAGACAATCATTCTTAGTCATCTTGATACGATGCTTAAATATGCGCAGCGCTTTTACAAACGGCAATTTATTGACCGTGCAGATTTAAAAGGAGCCACGTTTACAAAGTTTAATGATTTGCTTTTAGAGTATTTTGAAAATAAAACGAATAATGATTTTGGCTTGCCAACTGTTAGCTATATGGCTGAAAAGCTCAATGTATCTTCACGTTATCTAACCGATTTGCTTAAGCAGGAAACTGGGAAAACAGCTTTGGAACTTATTCATCTCTATTTGATTTCAGAAGCAAAAAATTTATTGAAAGAGGGAAAAATGAATATTACCGAAATTTCTGTTTCTCTGGGATTTGAAAATCCTACTTATTTTTCAAGATTATTTAAAAAAGAAGTTGGAATCACGCCCAATATATTCAGAGAGGAAAGTTTGAATTAAGTAA
Protein-coding sequences here:
- a CDS encoding SDR family NAD(P)-dependent oxidoreductase, whose product is MKKTIFITGASRGFGKIWTEAFLKRGDNVVATVRNTESLKDLASEYQENLLVLQLDVTDKKASFEAVSKAKSHFGAIDVLINNAGYGHFGAIEELEEQEIRTQFETNVLGLIWLTQAVIPIMREQKSGHIIQLSSVLGVIALPTLGIYSASKFAVEGLTESLAAEVAGFGIKVTLVEPNGYETDFSASSAVQSKPLPQYDAVRAALFGGVKEEDNGVPEATSEAVLKLVDAENPPLRLLLGKAGVQWAKYAYAERLKTWEEWQDVSEAAHGK
- a CDS encoding AraC family transcriptional regulator; the encoded protein is MNHFDNISSYNQAIGLKAPEHPLFYIARGNMECCTVGKESEFTADFYIIIFKKVESGSMQYGKTKYDHNQGKMSFIKPRQITGCKNIRLEEDCFVILIHEDFLSGTAMHNEIKKYAYFEYEVNEALHLSPSEEETIWNLEYAMEKEYHNNVDDYSKTIILSHLDTMLKYAQRFYKRQFIDRADLKGATFTKFNDLLLEYFENKTNNDFGLPTVSYMAEKLNVSSRYLTDLLKQETGKTALELIHLYLISEAKNLLKEGKMNITEISVSLGFENPTYFSRLFKKEVGITPNIFREESLN